A part of Melittangium boletus DSM 14713 genomic DNA contains:
- a CDS encoding general secretion pathway protein GspE produces the protein MLTTKKRLGEILLEKRMVDGRQLHSALAHQRTGGAPLGQVMLDLRLCTATQLLEALALQTGVPALDLDAERLDPTLAHQVPRRLAERHRVVPLRLEGPRNTVLVVAIAAPASLPALEAVRTVTNKSWVVPKLVTDEALARAIDRLYGLADAASGPDDTSLEALLEHTAHALTERPRPTGTVLVYGWREGVGEALVRLLSEAGHRAALASEAEVLAAKAEVLVFAPLPWLEALPRRPRARMLAAGKEPWTDKDRARRFGAHGFIAAPLEEALLRSEVRRLLGGAPARAD, from the coding sequence ATGTTGACGACGAAGAAGCGGTTGGGGGAAATCCTGCTGGAGAAGCGCATGGTGGACGGACGCCAGTTGCACTCGGCGCTGGCCCACCAACGCACCGGTGGAGCGCCGCTGGGACAGGTGATGTTGGATTTGCGCCTGTGCACGGCGACGCAGTTGTTGGAGGCGCTGGCGCTCCAGACGGGGGTGCCGGCCCTGGACCTGGACGCGGAGCGGTTGGACCCCACGCTGGCGCACCAGGTGCCCCGGCGGCTGGCGGAGCGGCACCGGGTGGTGCCCCTGCGGCTGGAGGGGCCCCGGAACACGGTGCTGGTGGTGGCCATCGCCGCGCCCGCGAGCCTCCCGGCCCTGGAGGCGGTGCGCACCGTGACGAACAAGAGCTGGGTGGTGCCCAAGCTCGTGACGGACGAGGCCCTCGCGCGCGCCATCGACCGGCTCTACGGCCTGGCGGACGCCGCGAGCGGCCCGGACGACACCTCCCTGGAGGCGCTGCTGGAGCACACCGCGCACGCCCTCACCGAGCGGCCCCGCCCCACGGGCACGGTGCTCGTCTACGGCTGGCGCGAGGGGGTGGGAGAAGCGCTGGTGCGCCTGCTCTCGGAGGCGGGCCACCGCGCGGCCCTGGCGAGCGAGGCCGAGGTGCTGGCGGCGAAGGCCGAGGTGTTGGTGTTCGCGCCGCTGCCATGGCTGGAGGCCCTGCCCCGCCGGCCCCGCGCGCGGATGCTCGCGGCGGGCAAGGAGCCCTGGACGGACAAGGACCGGGCCAGGCGCTTCGGGGCCCACGGCTTCATCGCGGCGCCCCTGGAGGAGGCCCTCTTGCGGAGCGAGGTGAGGCGATTGCTCGGCGGAGCGCCCGCGCGGGCCGACTAA
- a CDS encoding Uma2 family endonuclease — protein MCNSQAAYSALEALPMGWVGEIVDEELVASPRLAPPQARAAFMLGVELGERLEPRRGGSGRWCLLRAPELRLGPDVLVPDLAGWRRDRFELAPLPDEPFLRIAPDWVCEVLGPSTAVLDRTRKLPAYARAGVSHVWLVDPVARTLEHFQRVKRGWLLAGIHEGDALIRAEPFASIPLELGALWTPSEGHLELVR, from the coding sequence ATGTGCAACAGCCAGGCGGCGTACTCGGCTCTCGAGGCGCTGCCCATGGGATGGGTGGGAGAAATCGTCGACGAGGAGCTGGTGGCATCGCCCCGGCTCGCGCCCCCGCAGGCGCGCGCCGCCTTCATGTTGGGCGTGGAGCTGGGAGAGCGGCTGGAGCCGCGGCGCGGTGGCTCCGGACGCTGGTGTCTCTTGCGCGCGCCCGAGCTGCGCCTGGGCCCGGACGTGCTCGTGCCGGACCTGGCCGGCTGGCGCCGAGACCGTTTCGAGCTGGCGCCTCTCCCCGACGAGCCCTTCCTGCGCATCGCCCCGGATTGGGTGTGCGAGGTGCTCGGCCCGTCCACCGCGGTGCTCGACCGCACCCGCAAGCTGCCCGCCTACGCGCGCGCCGGCGTGTCCCACGTGTGGCTCGTGGACCCCGTCGCCCGCACGCTCGAGCACTTCCAGCGCGTCAAGCGCGGCTGGCTCCTCGCGGGCATCCACGAAGGGGACGCCCTGATCCGCGCCGAGCCCTTCGCCTCCATTCCCTTGGAGCTCGGCGCGCTGTGGACGCCCTCGGAGGGGCACCTCGAGCTGGTCCGTTAG
- the mnmE gene encoding tRNA uridine-5-carboxymethylaminomethyl(34) synthesis GTPase MnmE codes for MSPPAATLAALATAPAAGAVGILRLSGPAALEVGRLLAPGVPASPTPRHAYLAAFVDADGTALDEGLFLYFRAPHSFTGEDVVELQAHGGPRLLRLLLARALAHPAVRPAGPGEFTRRAFLHGRLDLTRAEAVADLVAADSEAAVRAAAAGLSGALSSRVEALETPLRALHADLEGVLDFPEEAEGADADAAPRLAALRAEAEALLAEAGRGRLVRRGARVALYGPVNAGKSTLFNRLVGEARALVDEEPGTTRDVLEARLEWDGLGITLLDTAGLRPTPGRVEALGIARAREALATVDLAVLVLPPGAGEAEARGWLAEAGDSPVLRVAGKCDVAPASGDVPAVSGLTGEGVEALRAQVLGRLWGGGAPGAVALVSERHADALRRAAEALGRAGEALAVSTLEAVSGEVGLALEALGEVSGTCASEALLDAIFERFCIGK; via the coding sequence ATGAGCCCTCCCGCCGCCACCCTCGCCGCGCTCGCCACCGCTCCCGCCGCCGGAGCGGTGGGCATCCTCCGGCTCTCCGGCCCCGCCGCCCTCGAGGTGGGGCGCCTGCTCGCCCCGGGCGTCCCCGCCTCGCCCACGCCCCGCCACGCGTACCTGGCCGCCTTCGTGGACGCGGACGGCACCGCGCTCGACGAGGGCCTCTTCCTCTACTTCCGCGCGCCCCACTCCTTCACCGGCGAGGACGTCGTCGAGCTGCAGGCCCACGGCGGCCCGCGCCTGTTGCGCCTGCTGCTCGCGCGCGCCCTCGCCCACCCCGCCGTGCGCCCCGCCGGCCCGGGGGAATTCACCCGCCGCGCCTTCCTCCATGGCCGCCTGGACCTGACGCGCGCCGAGGCCGTGGCGGACCTGGTGGCCGCGGACTCGGAGGCCGCCGTGCGCGCCGCCGCCGCCGGGCTCTCCGGCGCCCTGTCCTCGCGGGTGGAGGCCCTGGAGACGCCGCTGCGCGCGCTCCACGCGGACCTGGAGGGCGTGCTCGACTTCCCCGAGGAGGCCGAGGGCGCGGACGCGGACGCGGCCCCCCGGCTCGCCGCCTTGAGGGCCGAGGCCGAGGCCCTGCTCGCCGAGGCGGGACGGGGACGGCTCGTGCGCCGGGGGGCGCGCGTGGCGCTCTACGGGCCCGTCAACGCGGGCAAGTCCACGCTCTTCAACCGGCTCGTCGGCGAGGCGCGCGCGCTCGTGGACGAGGAGCCGGGCACCACGCGCGACGTCCTGGAGGCGCGGCTCGAGTGGGACGGGCTGGGCATCACCCTGCTCGACACCGCGGGCTTGCGCCCCACGCCGGGCCGCGTGGAGGCGCTGGGCATCGCCCGGGCGCGCGAGGCCCTGGCCACGGTGGACCTGGCCGTGCTCGTGCTGCCCCCGGGGGCCGGGGAGGCCGAGGCGCGCGGCTGGCTCGCCGAGGCCGGGGACTCGCCCGTGCTGCGCGTGGCGGGCAAGTGCGACGTGGCCCCCGCGAGCGGGGACGTCCCGGCCGTCAGCGGCCTCACGGGCGAGGGGGTGGAGGCCCTGCGCGCCCAGGTGCTCGGGCGGCTGTGGGGAGGCGGGGCGCCGGGCGCGGTGGCGCTGGTGTCCGAGCGGCACGCGGATGCCCTCAGGCGCGCGGCCGAGGCCCTGGGCCGCGCCGGGGAGGCCCTGGCGGTGAGCACCCTGGAGGCCGTCTCCGGCGAGGTGGGACTCGCCCTGGAGGCGCTGGGCGAGGTGTCGGGAACGTGCGCCTCCGAGGCGCTGCTCGACGCCATCTTCGAGCGCTTCTGCATCGGCAAGTGA
- the yidC gene encoding membrane protein insertase YidC: MNNDLDPLSPNSAESQKRLLMALGLAMLLTLAYTTFFAPQAPPPGAGGEADAGTVTALTDGGTPAVQPAGTGTPPPSEGTPAEGAVAEAPEPPVRSLELKRVETLYTFSTQGAGLTSAVLQGVKMREQASLSIAEGYKLLFGGEVPPPPQMNLAQPVAGQPLPLAVAITGQAAFPAETRFALSESVNPQQGATFTARQGPWEVVKSVQWPQEGFELLYTVQVKNTSSRALTGEMAVHYHRAIDPENEHAPSFFGGVGNLSYASCHVGEEKHKLAADQSQPEPETLRGSVHYFGIDQQYFLSALYPLEGPTPGRCELVATPTARGVVAHFPLTAEAGQTVTFRFGGYLGPKEPDLLAALPGAELRQATNLPAGARAPELSETIDYGMWAVIAKLLVGIMKFFHGLTGNWGVAIILLTVLVKTLLLPLTHRSMVSMEAMKKLQPRVEELRKKYGDDRERQNLEMMKLYQEAKVNPLGGCLPMIIQMPVWIALFTALRNSYDIYQEPFFGPVWRDLTYKDPTYLLPIALGVSMIITQKLQPQMGDPAQARLMTWFVPIIFTATLFNYPAGLALYIFTNNLLSIAQQYGLRKWLASREAATAGSGPATTGGKRK, from the coding sequence ATGAACAACGACCTGGATCCGCTCTCGCCCAACTCGGCCGAATCCCAAAAGCGGCTGCTGATGGCGCTCGGCCTCGCGATGTTGCTCACCCTCGCCTACACCACCTTCTTCGCGCCCCAGGCGCCGCCTCCCGGGGCGGGTGGCGAGGCCGACGCGGGGACGGTGACGGCGCTCACCGACGGGGGCACGCCGGCCGTGCAGCCCGCCGGGACGGGCACGCCGCCTCCCTCCGAGGGCACCCCGGCCGAGGGCGCCGTGGCCGAGGCCCCCGAGCCGCCCGTGCGCTCGTTGGAGCTCAAGCGCGTCGAGACGCTCTACACGTTCTCCACCCAGGGCGCGGGCCTGACCTCGGCGGTGCTCCAGGGCGTGAAGATGCGCGAGCAGGCGAGCCTGTCCATCGCCGAGGGCTACAAGCTGCTCTTCGGGGGCGAGGTGCCGCCGCCGCCGCAGATGAACCTGGCGCAGCCGGTGGCGGGCCAGCCCCTGCCGCTCGCGGTGGCCATCACCGGCCAGGCCGCTTTCCCGGCCGAGACCCGCTTCGCCCTCTCCGAGTCCGTCAATCCCCAGCAGGGCGCCACCTTCACCGCGCGCCAGGGCCCGTGGGAAGTGGTCAAGAGCGTGCAGTGGCCCCAGGAGGGCTTCGAGCTGCTCTACACGGTGCAGGTGAAGAACACCTCCTCGCGCGCGCTCACGGGCGAGATGGCGGTGCACTACCACCGCGCCATCGACCCGGAGAACGAGCACGCCCCGTCCTTCTTCGGCGGCGTGGGCAACCTCAGCTACGCCTCGTGCCACGTGGGCGAGGAGAAGCACAAGCTCGCGGCGGACCAGTCGCAGCCCGAGCCGGAGACGCTGCGCGGCTCCGTGCACTACTTCGGCATCGATCAGCAGTACTTCCTCTCCGCGCTCTACCCGCTGGAGGGCCCCACCCCGGGCCGCTGTGAGCTCGTGGCCACCCCCACGGCGCGCGGCGTCGTGGCCCACTTCCCCCTCACGGCCGAGGCCGGCCAGACGGTGACGTTCCGCTTCGGCGGCTACCTGGGCCCCAAGGAGCCGGATCTGCTCGCCGCCCTGCCCGGCGCCGAGCTGCGCCAGGCCACGAACCTGCCCGCGGGCGCCCGCGCTCCCGAGCTGAGCGAGACCATCGACTACGGCATGTGGGCCGTCATCGCCAAGCTGCTCGTGGGCATCATGAAGTTCTTCCACGGCCTCACGGGCAACTGGGGCGTGGCCATCATCCTGCTCACCGTGCTCGTCAAGACGCTGCTCCTGCCGCTCACCCACCGCTCCATGGTGAGCATGGAGGCCATGAAGAAGCTGCAGCCGCGCGTCGAGGAGCTGCGCAAGAAGTACGGCGATGACCGCGAGCGGCAGAACCTGGAGATGATGAAGCTCTACCAGGAGGCCAAGGTGAATCCGCTCGGCGGCTGCCTCCCGATGATCATCCAGATGCCGGTGTGGATCGCCCTCTTCACCGCCCTGCGCAACAGCTACGACATCTACCAGGAGCCCTTCTTCGGCCCGGTGTGGCGCGACCTCACCTACAAGGACCCCACCTACCTGCTGCCCATCGCCCTGGGTGTCAGCATGATCATCACCCAGAAGCTCCAGCCGCAGATGGGCGACCCGGCCCAGGCCCGGCTGATGACCTGGTTCGTCCCCATCATCTTCACCGCCACCCTGTTCAACTACCCGGCGGGTCTCGCGCTCTACATCTTCACCAACAACCTGCTGTCCATCGCCCAGCAGTACGGGCTGCGCAAGTGGCTCGCCAGCCGCGAGGCCGCCACCGCCGGCTCGGGTCCGGCCACCACCGGAGGCAAGCGCAAGTGA
- the yidD gene encoding membrane protein insertion efficiency factor YidD, which produces MSPLASLLALPIRFYRRWISRWLPPACRFHPSCSVYALEALQKHGALRGLGLTLRRLSRCQPFHPGGFDPVP; this is translated from the coding sequence ATGAGTCCGCTCGCCTCGCTGCTCGCGCTGCCCATCCGCTTCTACCGGCGGTGGATTTCCCGGTGGCTGCCTCCCGCCTGCCGTTTCCATCCCTCCTGTTCCGTGTACGCCCTGGAGGCGCTGCAGAAGCATGGCGCCCTCCGTGGCCTTGGCCTCACCCTGCGCCGCTTGTCGCGCTGCCAGCCCTTCCATCCGGGTGGTTTCGACCCGGTGCCCTGA
- the rnpA gene encoding ribonuclease P protein component, with product MKAEGQAPSRDERFPKAARLLRRREFLEVQEKGQKIPADCLLGLVRPNGRPHCRVGLTISSKVGNAVERARLRRLLRECFRKRQDQWPPGVDVVLIVRQSAKDAPFSVVSRAFDGVTRKLQRLFPSAPRESR from the coding sequence GTGAAGGCCGAGGGCCAGGCGCCATCTCGCGACGAGCGCTTCCCCAAGGCCGCCCGCCTCCTGCGGCGGCGCGAGTTCCTCGAGGTCCAGGAGAAGGGTCAGAAGATTCCCGCTGACTGTCTCCTGGGGCTCGTGAGGCCCAACGGCCGGCCGCATTGCCGGGTGGGTCTCACCATCTCCAGCAAGGTGGGCAACGCCGTGGAGCGTGCCCGTCTGCGCCGGCTCCTGCGCGAGTGCTTCCGCAAGCGCCAGGACCAGTGGCCCCCCGGAGTGGATGTCGTCCTCATCGTGCGCCAGTCCGCCAAGGACGCTCCCTTCTCCGTCGTGTCGCGCGCCTTCGATGGCGTCACCCGCAAGCTGCAGAGGCTCTTTCCCTCGGCCCCCCGCGAGTCCCGATGA
- the rpmH gene encoding 50S ribosomal protein L34 yields MSKRTYQPSKIKRNRTHGFRKRNSTRAGQDVLSRRRAKGRKRLVVSAYKK; encoded by the coding sequence GTGTCCAAGCGCACTTACCAGCCGTCGAAAATCAAGCGCAACCGCACCCACGGGTTCCGCAAGCGCAACTCCACCCGCGCGGGCCAGGACGTGCTCAGCCGCCGCCGCGCCAAGGGCCGCAAGCGTCTGGTCGTGTCTGCCTACAAGAAGTAG
- the dnaA gene encoding chromosomal replication initiator protein DnaA: MNALARSSSIPSSAENLWDRMLDCLRQDKRDYALGWIGRMRPLDVREDVLVLGVPDRFYRDWVDDHYRPLLEATLAKVTDGPVKIGYEVVAGLAPGPTLQAAPAARPEGARPPRMNARFTFNTYVVADSNQLAAAAAAAVSDSPGRAYNPLYVYGGTGLGKTHLLHAIGNKIWERDPTQRVVYLSSEQFTNEFIESVREQRMPEFRRKFRDECDVLLIDDVQFLGRKEETQREFFHTFNTLHELGKAIILTSDMVPAEVPGLEDRLRSRFSMGLITDIQEPTFETRVAILQKKAVMEGLELPDDVAHFIARAIQKNVRELEGALVKVSAIHSLSRQPVTVDFAAHVLKDVLPSRQVVDVEGIQKEVARYYKVPVEALKEDRRHKALAHARQVAMYLSRKLTKGSFPEIAARFGKDHSTVISAVRKVEKLRETDAGVKRELDELEAKLTGE; encoded by the coding sequence GTGAACGCGCTCGCCCGCTCCTCCTCCATCCCCTCAAGTGCCGAGAATCTCTGGGATCGGATGCTCGACTGCCTCCGCCAGGACAAGCGGGACTACGCGCTCGGGTGGATCGGCCGGATGCGCCCCCTGGACGTGCGCGAGGACGTGCTCGTGCTGGGAGTGCCGGACCGCTTCTACCGCGACTGGGTGGACGATCACTACCGCCCGCTCCTGGAGGCCACGCTCGCCAAGGTGACGGATGGGCCGGTGAAGATTGGCTATGAGGTGGTGGCGGGCCTGGCTCCGGGACCCACGCTCCAGGCCGCGCCGGCCGCCAGGCCCGAGGGAGCCCGGCCCCCGCGGATGAACGCGCGCTTCACCTTCAATACCTACGTGGTGGCGGACAGCAACCAGCTGGCGGCGGCCGCCGCGGCCGCGGTGAGCGACAGCCCCGGGCGCGCCTACAACCCGCTCTACGTCTATGGCGGCACGGGCCTGGGCAAGACGCACCTCTTGCACGCCATCGGCAATAAAATCTGGGAGCGCGACCCCACCCAGCGCGTGGTGTACCTGTCGAGCGAGCAGTTCACCAACGAGTTCATCGAGAGCGTGCGCGAGCAGCGCATGCCGGAGTTCCGGCGCAAGTTCCGCGACGAGTGCGACGTGCTGCTCATCGACGACGTGCAGTTCCTCGGGAGGAAGGAGGAGACGCAGCGCGAGTTCTTCCACACCTTCAACACCCTGCACGAGCTGGGCAAGGCCATCATCCTCACGAGCGACATGGTGCCCGCCGAGGTGCCGGGGCTGGAGGACCGGCTGCGCAGCCGCTTCAGCATGGGGCTCATCACGGACATCCAGGAGCCCACCTTCGAGACGCGCGTGGCCATCCTCCAGAAGAAGGCGGTGATGGAGGGGCTGGAGCTGCCGGACGACGTGGCGCACTTCATCGCGCGGGCCATCCAGAAGAACGTGCGCGAGCTGGAGGGAGCGCTGGTGAAGGTGAGCGCCATCCACTCGCTGAGCCGCCAGCCGGTGACGGTGGACTTCGCGGCGCACGTGCTCAAGGACGTGCTGCCCAGCCGCCAGGTCGTGGACGTGGAAGGTATCCAGAAGGAGGTGGCGCGCTACTACAAGGTGCCCGTGGAGGCCCTGAAGGAGGACCGGCGGCACAAGGCGCTCGCCCACGCGCGCCAGGTGGCCATGTACCTGAGCCGCAAGCTGACCAAGGGCTCCTTCCCGGAGATCGCCGCGCGCTTCGGCAAGGACCATTCCACCGTCATCTCCGCGGTGCGCAAGGTGGAGAAGCTGCGCGAGACCGACGCGGGCGTGAAGCGCGAGTTGGACGAGCTGGAAGCGAAGCTGACCGGCGAGTGA
- a CDS encoding NAD(P)-dependent oxidoreductase, translating to MRLTVFGATGRVGHTLVHDALGQGHEVTAYVRDPKRLGIKHGRLVIKKGSLEDGTTVAEAIRGSEVVVSAIGARDATHAVTVVTEATRAIVTAMKAEGVQRLVTVGAAGLLPHAAGGLTGEHGLPPFLRHAFEDHRGAFLGLQDSGLDWVVVCPPVMPSGVKTGKYRTAVEALPTGGRQVYAEDVADFTLKVATGQEHHRVRVGIVGD from the coding sequence ATGCGGTTGACGGTTTTCGGAGCGACGGGACGGGTCGGGCACACCCTGGTGCACGACGCGTTGGGGCAGGGGCACGAGGTGACGGCGTACGTTCGGGACCCGAAGCGGCTGGGCATCAAGCACGGCAGGCTCGTCATCAAGAAGGGCAGCCTGGAGGACGGCACCACCGTGGCCGAGGCCATCCGGGGCTCGGAGGTGGTGGTGAGCGCCATCGGCGCCCGGGACGCCACCCACGCCGTGACGGTCGTCACCGAGGCCACGCGCGCCATCGTGACCGCCATGAAGGCCGAGGGCGTCCAGCGGCTCGTCACCGTGGGCGCCGCGGGGCTCCTGCCGCACGCGGCCGGGGGCCTCACCGGCGAGCATGGTCTGCCTCCCTTCCTGCGCCACGCCTTCGAGGATCACCGCGGCGCCTTCCTGGGCCTGCAGGACAGTGGGCTCGACTGGGTGGTGGTGTGCCCCCCCGTCATGCCCAGCGGCGTGAAGACGGGCAAGTACCGCACCGCCGTGGAGGCCCTGCCCACCGGTGGCCGTCAGGTGTACGCCGAGGACGTGGCCGACTTCACCCTCAAGGTGGCCACGGGCCAGGAGCACCACCGGGTGCGCGTGGGCATCGTCGGCGATTGA
- a CDS encoding class I SAM-dependent methyltransferase, which produces MFHPKGPSLRELLYQGFQSVERGYDLLAPKFEYTPFRTPEAVVASSLLLAGADRSVDSALDICCGTGAGMRHLRPLCRERVVGLDVSQGMLDEARRQLADTPGEALLEFVRGDALAPPWREEFDLVTSFGAFGHIPEVDEPRFVEGIHQVLRPGGRFLFVTSDEPSRLRPGYWMARAFNAAMRVRNALWSPPFVMYYLTFLLPRARSLLEAQGFQVEVHRDVLPAPFDRYGLCVVIATRS; this is translated from the coding sequence ATGTTCCATCCCAAGGGCCCGAGTCTGAGGGAGCTGCTCTACCAGGGCTTCCAATCCGTGGAGCGGGGCTATGATCTGCTCGCTCCCAAGTTCGAGTACACCCCCTTCCGCACACCCGAGGCGGTGGTGGCGTCGAGCCTCCTGCTCGCGGGAGCGGACCGGAGCGTGGACAGCGCCCTGGACATCTGCTGTGGCACGGGCGCGGGGATGCGCCACCTGCGCCCCCTGTGCCGCGAGCGGGTGGTCGGTCTGGACGTGAGCCAGGGAATGCTGGACGAGGCCCGGCGCCAGCTCGCGGACACCCCGGGCGAGGCCCTCCTGGAGTTCGTGCGCGGGGATGCCCTGGCGCCCCCGTGGCGGGAGGAGTTCGACCTGGTGACGAGCTTTGGCGCCTTCGGTCACATTCCAGAGGTGGACGAGCCCCGCTTCGTGGAGGGCATCCACCAGGTGCTGCGCCCCGGCGGCCGCTTCCTCTTCGTCACGAGCGATGAGCCCTCGCGGCTGCGCCCCGGCTACTGGATGGCCCGGGCCTTCAACGCGGCCATGCGCGTGCGCAACGCGCTCTGGAGCCCGCCCTTCGTCATGTACTACCTGACCTTCCTGCTGCCGCGCGCCCGCTCCCTGCTGGAGGCCCAGGGCTTCCAGGTGGAGGTCCACCGCGACGTGCTGCCCGCGCCCTTCGACCGCTATGGGCTGTGCGTGGTCATCGCGACCCGGAGTTGA
- a CDS encoding sensor histidine kinase encodes MSPPSPRPEEGPSPNQEPWPRRWRTFRVFAATLVLLYPMDWLVLGHWSLTTLGVRLVWASHVLLHGVLWRKLGSPWEKRLSSLNSVLTSLYFLTMVWFTGAGTSPYLNMALCLPLMMALVRPMDARPAILSGVTCALGVFALLWEEAQYLHAVNWASMVGTATFIGVYGSVHYRKAQEALHEASVERARREAMERLALAERHRAQTEKMATVGRLAASVMHEVNNPLAFVRSNLDFLRTEVMQQPLREESRAELAEVFEETRQGVERIRQIVSDLKGFSRMDMEEPCECALADVVTDAARLAAVRLKNVARLHVEIPPGLPEVFATRRRLAQAILNLLVNAGDALEDAQVRGGEVRVTGVAEPGRVALLVEDNGPGFAPEVLPHLFEAFFTTKGPEKGTGLGLSLSREMVERCGGTLRAENRAEGGARLRLELPVPARGPGAKA; translated from the coding sequence ATGTCGCCCCCGTCGCCCCGTCCCGAGGAAGGCCCGAGTCCGAACCAGGAGCCCTGGCCTCGGCGGTGGCGGACATTCCGGGTGTTCGCCGCGACCCTGGTGCTGCTCTACCCCATGGACTGGCTCGTCCTGGGGCACTGGAGCCTCACGACCCTGGGCGTGCGGCTGGTGTGGGCCTCGCACGTCCTGCTCCACGGGGTGCTGTGGCGGAAGTTGGGGAGCCCTTGGGAGAAGCGGCTCTCGAGTCTCAACAGCGTCCTCACCAGCCTCTACTTCCTGACCATGGTGTGGTTCACGGGCGCGGGCACGAGCCCCTACCTCAACATGGCGCTCTGTCTGCCCCTCATGATGGCGCTCGTGCGGCCGATGGACGCGCGGCCCGCGATCCTCAGCGGCGTCACCTGCGCGCTGGGGGTGTTCGCCCTGCTGTGGGAGGAGGCGCAATACCTGCATGCGGTCAATTGGGCGTCCATGGTGGGCACGGCCACCTTCATCGGGGTGTACGGCTCGGTGCACTACCGCAAAGCGCAGGAGGCCCTGCACGAGGCCAGCGTGGAGCGCGCGCGCCGCGAGGCGATGGAGCGGCTGGCCCTGGCCGAGCGCCATCGGGCCCAGACGGAGAAGATGGCCACGGTGGGGCGGCTCGCGGCGAGCGTCATGCACGAGGTGAACAACCCCCTGGCCTTCGTGCGCTCCAACCTGGACTTCCTTCGCACCGAGGTGATGCAGCAGCCCCTGCGCGAGGAGTCTCGCGCGGAGCTCGCCGAGGTGTTCGAGGAGACGCGCCAGGGCGTCGAGCGGATCCGGCAGATCGTCTCGGACCTCAAGGGCTTCTCGCGGATGGACATGGAGGAGCCCTGCGAGTGCGCGCTCGCGGACGTGGTGACGGACGCGGCGCGGCTGGCGGCGGTGAGGCTCAAGAACGTGGCGCGGCTGCACGTGGAGATTCCCCCGGGGCTGCCCGAGGTCTTCGCCACGCGGCGGCGGCTCGCGCAGGCCATCCTCAACCTGCTGGTGAACGCGGGGGACGCGCTGGAGGACGCCCAGGTGCGCGGCGGCGAGGTGCGAGTCACCGGCGTGGCGGAGCCGGGGCGGGTGGCGCTGCTGGTGGAGGACAACGGACCGGGCTTCGCCCCGGAGGTGCTGCCGCACCTGTTCGAGGCCTTCTTCACCACCAAGGGGCCGGAGAAGGGCACGGGGCTGGGGCTGTCCCTGTCGCGCGAGATGGTGGAGCGCTGCGGGGGCACGCTGCGCGCGGAGAACCGGGCCGAGGGCGGTGCCCGGCTGCGCCTGGAGCTGCCCGTGCCCGCGCGCGGCCCCGGCGCGAAGGCGTGA